One stretch of Acropora muricata isolate sample 2 chromosome 12, ASM3666990v1, whole genome shotgun sequence DNA includes these proteins:
- the LOC136893605 gene encoding uncharacterized protein, which translates to MAPLLEARLRFSFKPFAQTAIDFAGPLYTFQGQRKPRQKRWLCLFTCLETRAVHLEMAWGLNTDTFLNAFTRFTSRRRVPKEVISDRGTNFVGAVGELKKLVSQLDRQQLLNKTAELGVTWRFNPPGAPHFGGVHEVLVKAAKKAIYAVVGDRDLTDEELITVSTGVESLLNSRPLTYQSADPRDDVPLTPNHFLHGQMGGQFAPESVDTTTFHPRQRWRKVQDIISRVWRRWLKECVPALNSRPKRTSEVQDLKVADVVLVIQPDAPRGRWPLGRIVEVYPGRDAHTRVPKVACGVKTVVRPIHKLIAFGINC; encoded by the coding sequence ATGGCGCCACTCCTGGAAGCAAGGCTTCGTTTCTCCTTCAAACCCTTCGCTCAAACAGCCATAGATTTTGCAGGACCCTTGTACACCTTTCAAGGCCAAAGAAAACCGCGACAGAAAAGGTGGCTGTGCCTTTTTACCTGCTTGGAAACACGAGCAGTGCATTTAGAGATGGCCTGGGGACTAAATACCGACACATTCTTAAACGCGTTCACTCGTTTTACCAGTCGCCGCAGAGTTCCTAAGGAAGTAATAAGCGACAGGGGCACGAATTTCGTAGGTGCAGTGGGCGAATTAAAGAAACTAGTCAGCCAGCTAGACCGACAACAACTTCTGAACAAGACAGCCGAACTTGGAGTAACGTGGAGATTCAATCCACCAGGTGCCCCGCATTTTGGAGGAGTCCACGAAGTGCTGGTGAAAGCTGCTAAGAAAGCCATTTATGCAGTTGTAGGAGACCGAGATTTGACGGATGAAGAGCTGATCACTGTGTCTACCGGGGTGGAATCTCTACTTAATTCCCGTCCGTTGACGTATCAGAGCGCAGATCCGCGAGATGATGTTCCGCTGACCCCTAACCATTTTTTGCATGGTCAAATGGGAGGGCAATTTGCTCCTGAGTCTGTTGACACCACTACCTTTCATCCGCGACAACGATGGCGAAAGGTTCAGGACATTATTTCACGAGTTTGGAGGAGATGGCTTAAGGAATGTGTTCCTGCACTTAACAGCCGACCAAAAAGGACTTCAGAAGTCCAAGATTTAAAAGTTGCAGATGTAGTTCTTGTGATTCAGCCCGACGCTCCAAGAGGACGTTGGCCACTAGGGCGAATTGTTGAAGTGTATCCTGGACGAGATGCTCACACCCGTGTGCCTAAAGTTGCCTGTGGAGTCAAAACTGTCGTGAGACCAATTCACAAACTGATTGCTTTTGGAATTAACTGTTAG
- the LOC136893544 gene encoding protein CDV3 homolog, with protein MSDDEKSLEDFFAKKAKGKKQKKKSKFTTSDTITKQVGSSQKENEIKSKDLSGKKTSGVTTVPSNPNDEEWIDFREPTEKDYSGLRIQSLQIGESTEMETTEGNELEDDDNDDSSIKKEKTAGPWQQVASSSSQVSAAPQEEAKSVGVYRPPVYRAPGRRFPVGKSKTPEIDSEIAFPSLAASMATNKSKESNNDKNFEPVKHGSRTQERLSDHRPQLDLENKFDALGRK; from the exons ATGTCCGACGATGAAAAGTCTCTGGAAGATTTCTTCGCGAAAAAGGCGAAAGGaaagaagcagaaaaaaaagagcaaatttACTACAAGTGACACCATCACGAAACAAGTTGGAAGCAGTCAGAAGGAGAACGAGATTAAATCGAAAGACTTGTCTGGTAAGAAAACTTCTGGAGTAACAACAGTGCCATCAAATCCG aatgaTGAAGAGTGGATTGACTTTCGGGAGCCAACAGAGAAAGATTACTCAGGGCTGAGAATACAGTCGCTTCAGATTGG AGAGAGCACTGAAATGGAAACCACGGAGGGAAATGAACTAGAAGATGACGACAATGACG ATTCCTCCATTAAGAAAGAGAAAACTGCAGGACCCTGGCAGCAGgttgcatcatcatcatcacaagtTAGTGCTG CACCTCAAGAGGAAGCTAAATCAGTTGGAGTATACAGGCCACCTGTTTACCGAGCCCCTGGTAGAAGATTTCCAGTTGGAAAATCAAAGACTCCAGAAATTGATAGTGAAATTGCCTTTCCCTCTCTGGCAGCCTCCATGGCAACAAATAAAAG caaagaatcaaacaacgACAAGAATTTTGAACCTGTGAAGCATGGGTCACGAACACAAGAAAGGTTATCAGACCACCGTCCACAGCTGGatttggaaaataaatttgaTGCTTTGGGCCGAAAATAG
- the LOC136893546 gene encoding adenosine 5'-monophosphoramidase HINT3-like, with translation MAAQGNRENPTDCIFCKIAANEVEESRLEYEDEQVAAFSDHKPAAKFHFLVVPKEHCGNPKSLHSEDHIHLLETMLEVGKKVLVDNKANCEDALFGYHWPPFNSIQHLHLHAISPRSQMGFFRRQAYKPNSLWFVTHEWLMDHLKNKNSSSS, from the coding sequence ATGGCAGCTCAGGGTAACAGAGAAAACCCAACTGATTGTATTTTTTGCAAAATTGCTGCAAACGAAGTGGAAGAATCCCGCTTAGAATATGAAGACGAGCAAGTTGCAGCGTTTTCAGATCACAAACCAGCGGCAAAGTTTCACTTTTTGGTAGTTCCAAAGGAACACTGCGGAAATCCGAAGTCTCTGCATTCTGAAGATCACATTCACTTGCTGGAGACCATgttggaggttggaaaaaagGTTCTTGTCGATAATAAAGCTAACTGTGAGGATGCTCTGTTCGGTTATCACTGGCCACCATTTAACTCAATACAACATCTTCATTTACACGCTATTTCACCGCGATCACAAATGGGATTTTTCCGTCGGCAGGCGTACAAGCCAAATTCCTTATGGTTTGTGACTCATGAGTGGCTAATGGAtcatttaaaaaacaaaaactctagCTCTTCCTAA